The nucleotide window CTTGCACGTTTATTGGATAAAGATGTATGCGAATTGCACCTTGGGCAGCAGTAATCAAGATTCCAGGTCAATGTCGTCGGCAGATCATTTCGATGTTGttaaatcaaaaaaaaattttattatttttttcaatcaatCCAGCACCGAGCATTTTAGGCTGTTGATCCGGGCTTAATTGGTTGCAGATCGAGGCGAGGTGGTGTTGATGTTGTGCTGGAAGGGCTGATTGTTGGAAAACTTGGCGGCGGCGGCGATGGGCCGGCAGAAGCTAGGGATTTTGCTCTTATTTTTGCTAGTTCCTGGGTCCAAGCCTGGgattgggcttttgggcttaGTCTCAAGTTTGTGTTCTTAGGACTTGTCAAAAGCTCTAACCCTTCTAAAGGGAAGGAGCCCGTAGTTGTTTAGTAGTTTTATTTAGAATAATGTTTATGATAGCTAAAGTCTTTGTAGAAGTATTTTGCTTTAGCGTACCACAATTACGTGTTCGGCGTTTAGAGTCAGATAGAATAGATTGCCTACAAGGCAAGTTGATTTTATTAGCATAGACAACTCTGCGCTTCTAATGTCAAAACATCTGTGCTATTCTTATTTATGAACCAAGATCATACAACTAGTATGAACTCTAtatcttcaaaaaaaataaaataaaaataaaagtacccATGGTACCACAACCCACATTTCATCTCCGATAATCTGACGCCAGCCTCCTAACAAATCCGTCAAAAATAAGCGACATAGTCATAGAAGGCCGGATGGAGCACATGCATGAATCAAAAACTATACATGAACGTCTTTGGcacaaaaacataataaataaaaaatgttttGAGTTCTGAATATAGAGAGTAATAATATGGTAAGgcatccaaaaaagaaaaggaaaaaattgtAAAGTTTATCCGGTTATATTGCTGGTATATATTTAATTACCTAACCTGGAAAAAAAATTCCCTAATTTTGCTCATGCCAACTAATCCTTGTGTCCTATTACAAAACGGGAACTTTGAACATTATCCTAATTTACTAGATTTCAGAATCTTTCAGCTATTTACCATATTTTTGTGATTTTACAGAAGACTAAAAGAAAATCATCGAACAATTTATGAAGGCCAAAAATGTTAAGTTTTGAAAGTTTCTCACACAAGTTACCTGATTTTTCTGGTAATTGAATAACATAATTCAGGAACAAGAATAGTATGTGGGAGATCATAATAGAATAGAGATTAGGAAGGTTAAATCTTATTCAAATTAATGAAGATTTCCAGTGTATAAATTTGCGTGTAAATACATACATAATAAACACTGCAGATTCATCGATTAAATACCTGTAAGTCCTTTTCATCGCTTTATTATTTAGAGCACAGGAAATTAGCAAAGGTACTTAGAGTACCCAAGGTAGTTTGTAGGTGTTATATATGCTATATATATTGTCGTTGTTCGGAATTTTTTAAAACCTAAAAGGTCTCTGGATTCAATGAGAATAAATTTCTTATAACTGGTGCTCAGTTTTGTGGTTTTTGGGTCTGTTTAACTATTGCTCAGTTGATTATATGTACCATTGTCGATGATCATTAATGTGGTTGTAAATCTTATATCCTCATGTATGGTGGTTTCTCGGTTTAgcttttgatttggcagtaatttttatattttacagGTTCCTAATGTGTTTCTGTATTTTGGAGAAGGAATCTACACTTGATAGAATTAGTCTAAAAACAATGTCAAGGCCTTCATTGAATCAACGAAAACACAAGTCCAAGCAGTCGTCTAAGAGACGAGAATTTCATGCTCATAATGAAGATAACAAAGTCTTGACAAGAAAAGTCCGGATAATGTTTAACGACCCCGATGCTACTGATTCTTCATCCTCGAGCGAAGATGAAACGATGGAGACTGCACAGTATGAGAagaaaaaatcattaaaaaaatcaaaaaggTTTGTACAGGAAGTCATTCATTCTTTCTTCATGCATTCAGGTAGGGCAGTTGGTTGTGAAGCCCCACCAGAGACAAGAACGACTAGAACTAGCTCAGGAAGAAAGCGATTCTCGTCTtcacctttcagaggtgtaagGCAAAGAAAATATGGTAAATGGGCTGCTGAGATTCGAGATCCTATCAAAGGTGGCCGACTTTGGTTGGGTACGTACGCCACTGCCGAGGAAGCTTCCCAGGCTTACGAGACCATGAGGTGTAAGTTCGATGAAATTTTGAGGGCCACTACAACCAGTATTTCTgacaaaaacaacaaagatGACAAGAGTAATTCTGACCACGAACACCTATTTCTTTTAAGAAAAGCAACTCCAATAACAGCTTCCAACTCTGGTGGCAACGCCCTTTTGTCCCATAAGGGACCTCCGGTTGCGGTTCTTGATTTCGGAAAGAATGCGGATTCAGACAAGGAAAACATTGGCACTAATAATGTTGGACAACTGCGGATACCATTGGACTTGAGTTTCCTGGATGAAGCATTGCAGTCTCTCCCCAGTGATCAGCAACAGCAAGACGTCGACTTCAACTTTGTACCAGATAATGAGGAGCTTGACAAACTTGCCTCCTCCATTGCCTCCTCCTCTTTAGAGGAACTTGGTAAGTATTTTGACGGAATGTATTGTAGCATTGATGATATAAAGATCGGTGGAGTTGATGATGATAACCCCACCAATCTTCCTGACTGTAACGACTTTGACGATATTCTAATAGTTCAATCTAACTAAGCCTATAACAGTATAACTAGTGCAACTCTCGTCATCATTACCGAGTTCTGGCTATATTTGgagtctttttattttgtttggccTCCATGCCAACATATATATTTGctacttcttctctttctttgctAATTATGTCCCCATCTGAGCGATCTATTGACTTACTCAGTGCATATCACTTGACAATACAACAAACTGAACCTTATTAATTTCTTGCATTGCACCCACCCATGACAATACTGTTTATTCAGGTTTTATCACAAACTTACATAAATTTTAAGTAAATTCAACAAGTTGGTTCtctaaattgaaaaataaaataaaataaaaattctgtGGCAGAGtgtatcctttttttttttttttgaagaagaagaatgtcaGCTGCCtttaagccttgattaatgaaacagaAGAATACATGAGGGGGACGTGGTGCCTTAACCCCAACTTACAATTAGCGACAAGAGAATGTCCCCAATAATAGTAGGAACCTCTACAAAAATAATGTACCCTGACATGTACCAAATAGCAATGGGCAAACCTTTGGCAACTGCACGCATTTACTTTATGGGGACAAACCGGCAAGATCACCCTCACGAAGAGGATCATTAGTTGACAAATAAAATCAGCTGTCACACTATGTTGCCAATCAGAACTAAGACCGATGGCACTCTGTTTCATGCTATCACTAGAAGGACATTCATTTGGTGATATGTTCTTGTCGTAATGACTTTGAAATTAAGCTTTTGATGTATAGCTCAGTTGGTGATGTATAGGCATGCCATTGTTGAGCTTAAGGAAACTGAGAGTAGTACTTTCGCATTAATCGGTTAATGTGCCtggtttgttttttatttggcATTTTTTTGGTATTGCCAACTAATtaattctcttttcttttttttgaacttGAGTATTTGCTGCTGTGCTTCAAAGCTTGTTTAGTTTAATAGAATATATCCCTTACTAGTTTGAAAGGAAGACTGAAGTTTGCCAACTCAATGGGGTGAACCTTTTTTCCCCGTTGAAGGTAGTACCATTTTGGATGAAGTTAGAGGCAGGTCTCTTGgtacaattaattaattataggaAACTGAAGTTATTCATACACCAAGATTGTAACTCACAGTATCACTCTTTCGTGTTATAGTCAGGGAACCAAATCTTGTTATTAGGGATCGATTTTCTTATTGGTTTTGTCATTAGATCCTTTACTTGGTTCGAAAATCTCTTCCCTGCTAGAGAATTAGTGGAAGTCATTCTTTTAGGGCGAAGGTCACTATGATCGGTCTTTTCCGGACATTGCCTCGCTGGCTGTCGATCTTTGAATTGAATTTTATCTTTCGTCTTTCTTTTAGGAGTTGTTTCACCATCAAGAAATAACCTTTTAGCAACGGAACGGACATGCAAGAAACTTGATCTTAGGTCAATTAAGTAATTAACACATCCTGTTAGGACTCGTATACTTATCATGGGCTATATTTTGTCTTGTGGGCTTTGTTGGGCATGTGTTTGATGTTATCATTTTGGGCCGTGGTCCATATAAAGGGTTCTAGATAGTTTCTACACCCATTTATTTAAATAGTAAGCATCCATTGCTGTAAGCATCATTGAAGAATATTGAAGCTTTTCATTTACTTTAGTTTTCTATAGTTTCCTTCTTTTACGATGTTATGAACTGGTATCAGAGTCCGCAACTGGGCCTTTCTCCGGTGGGTTACTTCGGTGGGATCTCCGATGGGTATTACAGCGGCAacaactgacaggacccaccccgaatttcaccctgaaacccgaggtggccctgtggggcccaccttagggataaccctaccgaaaattcggcagagtcacctctaaaatggactacccaaaaacctgtaaaacacactaaacacttcaagaaagccaaccttatactcctggagccaccctgctcccaattaccaacaactccactttcacaaaacacaaaactcaaaaatactaatcccaaggttatgcagagcaatactactatacacagggatataacagaggagtaaaggatcaagtgatcctacattacagaagtagtgacaactatgcctcaaatgtcatgtacgcccgacctccactaattcgcctgcaaactgggcattagaaaccgaaagacccaggggaaagtagacgaaaaacgttagcgtgagtggacaaaaataaacaatttaaaggaaaaaggatttcatactttcccacatttattctctttaataaccgatgcatgcaacaattagaaaaatacatttagctttaaatccaagaattccaaaacgataaatcgactagcctcgctagtcaccacattcgaaaactatatcataaaaccgaaatctcatttctcaagaaa belongs to Rosa chinensis cultivar Old Blush chromosome 4, RchiOBHm-V2, whole genome shotgun sequence and includes:
- the LOC112199064 gene encoding ethylene-responsive transcription factor ERF118 — translated: MSRPSLNQRKHKSKQSSKRREFHAHNEDNKVLTRKVRIMFNDPDATDSSSSSEDETMETAQYEKKKSLKKSKRFVQEVIHSFFMHSGRAVGCEAPPETRTTRTSSGRKRFSSSPFRGVRQRKYGKWAAEIRDPIKGGRLWLGTYATAEEASQAYETMRCKFDEILRATTTSISDKNNKDDKSNSDHEHLFLLRKATPITASNSGGNALLSHKGPPVAVLDFGKNADSDKENIGTNNVGQLRIPLDLSFLDEALQSLPSDQQQQDVDFNFVPDNEELDKLASSIASSSLEELGKYFDGMYCSIDDIKIGGVDDDNPTNLPDCNDFDDILIVQSN